In Euphorbia lathyris chromosome 10, ddEupLath1.1, whole genome shotgun sequence, the DNA window CTTTTCTTCCAGCAAGTCACAacgtttttcttttcaaatatgTGTTGAAATGCTTTCATTGCACAGCTCAGCTCAACCATAAAATAGACTTCAAACAGTCAGTAATAAAGCAGATGGAACTACACCAGATTAATGGAGTTCTGCAGAGACCAATATTTAACGAACTGAAGGAATGAGATTGTGTTGCAATTTATCCCTGCATATCCTTGGCTCAGtattaaaacaaaagaaaaagattcACATGACATAATAACCCTTAAATACACACCTCTTGGCTCATAAGAATTTCAACTGCCACGTCAATACTCCCATCAGCAGCTGCAAGTGCAACTTCTGCTTGTGTCTGAAACAACAACAATacattcgcatcagcctataaCTATATAGAACTCCCCTTTCCGGCCATTTCCCGttttgttttgctcttttgttGTGTGTTTCACTGGCGGGTGGCTTAACAGAGAATTTTGCAGTGTAAGTTACCTTTTCAAAACCCATAGAGACAAGTTTTTGGAGTTGTTCACCAGAAGCCACAGAATCCTGATGCCAGTTATAGAACCACTAAAATTGTTAGAATCCAGACCATATCGAGAAAATAGGCAGTACAATCTTGCTCTTTCAATTAGTAAAGAAAAACCTCATGATGCGTAGGGACTCCTGGAGCTGCTGCAACTGTATCATCTACTGCTGACCTCCTGCATTGACATGGTAAGGAAAAAGAATTAGAACATGGTAAGTAAGCCAACAATCTAATGTTTGACATTGAGCAGAATACAACTGAACAGCTTCTCCCAGATTCTCCAAttctttatcattttttatacTCTAGATTCTCCAATTATTTAAGTATCTATAGCAAAATGATTAGAGACCACACTCTGGAATattgaaaagaaaattttaattCAAGCCAGCGAGAAAGAGAGAAATCTGAAAGTTAAAATAGCTTCCATATGCGGGTAagttacacccatggccactccACTTTGTCTTTACTAACATTAGGGCCACTCAACTTAAAAACCAGACATAAAAGTCCCTTAATCTTTGACCACTTCAATAACAGGTAACCATCTATTGTGAAGCTCACGAAAATactattctaagcaactttaattcctgaactttttggttttgaggtcatttatgtgttgtttggttgGGAGAGAGCGCTTTGGAAATGGTGTTttggaaaatcgaaaatgtgGTTGCATAGAAAAtgtggttctaaacaactttaattcttggacttTTCCATTTTGATGACGTCAACGGTCATATTGAGGTCGTTTACTGTCATACGGGACTTTTATGTTAGTAAATGGCAAAGTTGACTGACTTTTATGTCCGGTTTTGAAGTTGAGTGGGCATAATGTTAATAAGGTtagccataggtgtaatttacccttccATATGCACTAGCTGAAAGGTTTTCCAACAAACTATACTCAAACAGCATGGCTAGACCAGTTTTGTTAGGAAAAGAAAACGAACGTTTAAGAACCTTCTGAACATCAAAACCTTTCACATTTTCTTAGGAactattaaatcaaaattccatAATGAAGTTGACAAACATAAATTGCCAACTTCTCCCCCACCCCGCCAGGATGATCAACAAGATGAATGAAAGAACTCATCCTAATACCTTCCATTCGATAGCCTCTCTGCTGTACCTGCTCCAGCCAAATTTGATGTAAGGCCTGAGTTGCTATTATCCAAGAGCCTAGTCTGCAAACTTGAATCTGAATTTACAGCAGAAATAGTTTGATTACCGGTGGCAGCGAGAGTCCTTCCTCTTCCAGGAAACCTGCTGTCTTGCATTGCCGTTGGCTGCACTTACAGGCAAAAGATCAACTTGAATGTCATTTCAATCAAACATTTCATACATAAAATTGAAGGATTATGATAGAGAATGTGACAGGGGCAATAAAGTAATAAGAGGGACAAGCGGCTGTCCTAGTTGTAATTAGTTATATCAGGGGTTTACTGTGAGTTTAGGGTGAGgagtatatatagttgctttaTGAAAGGAGGAAGGTAGCTTTTTGATATATTtcatttgggcattttgggtTTCTTAGATTTATGCTAAGAGAAAGGGATCAATCCCTGGGCTGTGCTTTGGCATGGATTTATCATTAACTTTGGTTTGTCTTCCTGTGTTTGTTTAGAGTTGTTCATCCATTTGGATCTAATACTATATCAGTCTTTCTATTCTTCATCTGTTTGTGTATTCCTTTTTTTGATTGATTTGTGTTTGGAGAGGTTTCTTGTCAGATTAGATGTAAAAGACAAGCAAAAACTACACAACATAGTTCAGTCTAAACCATCTGAAAACACCTTCTAGTGCTAAGTGCTAGAGCTATATACATCATAACCTTATATCTCTATATGaaattcctaaaaataaaacatataaaacaatTTGTGAGGGAAAATAGTAATTTGTACTCACATCCATAAAGAAATGATGCTTTCAATCAAAAACATAACTGTGCCTAGAAAGTACAATGCACATGCATATTTGTTTCGATAATTTCATTTCATATGATATTGCTCCATTTCAGATAGTACCTAAAGTGTAATCCACAAGTACCTGTTTAGTCAGGTACAGCACTGGCCATTGTAATGGCCTTTTTTATAATAACCCAGCAATTAGGAATTACTTTCAAACATGAAAAAAGAACCTCCATTTACCAGAGAAGATGTTTCCCTCTGAGGCATCCATGAAGACAAGTTCCTCCATACATTTCCAGAAAATAATCCACTGTTTCATGTAGAATTATAAAGTTAGAGATCCTCCAGGAGCAAATCTATTTCTCTAGTAAGCAAATTTACCTTGAGGCTGTATTTTGACTTGTATTTGTGGGTAAGTAACTTGAAGGGTTCCCACCAGTGCACATAATAAATTTAGGCCGCCTCACGCAAGAGGACTGGAAATCACATGTAAAATATCAGACtcacttattaatattatacATAAAGTGCACAggtgaaagaaagaagaaggatgaTGAATAAGAACTTCCTTTTTTTTCCTGATAAAAGAAGGAATTCATGTTACTACTAGAATGTGAAACATGAGCTTCAAAATCCAAAATAAAACTTCTTGAATCTTTTGATTCAGAAGAGCAGAATTAGTTGTTTATTGAAAAGCTGCCTCATGCTATTGAAAGTTACGAGGTTTGAACGTCAAGACATCAATCAACATGCCTCACAAGTGATGCATGACACAAGCAAGAGATAAGCAGGTATTCACCAACATGTTGAGGCAAGATGTAAAAACACCGCGAATTTGCGAATTTGCAAAGTAACGTAGTAGAAGGATTCAACAAGTTGGAATGCAGAATGCAAAGACTGAGAGAGGTCGAGAGCAAGGGCACATAGCAACAGAGAAAAAAATACTCAAATTTTAACgacataaattttaatatatggaACTATTTAGGTGAACTTTTAATTGTTACCTTGACTGCAAGCAGACTGGAACATAAGAAATTTACAGATAAGGAAACAAAGATATACATAACCCCAGCCAAAATGAAGAAGCAATTGATAAATAAAATCAATCTATCACAGGCCGGTGCAGGCACAGTACTTACAAGCCAAGATGAGGACTCAATGGAAGAATAGAAAGATGATCCAGGCATAAGGAAGTTGAACAAGCCGTAGGTGTCTGcagaaaacaaacaaaaaaaagatatatatttcaaattagaATACGTTATATAGAAGAACACaatgcaaaaagaaattaaCAAGATTTAGATGGGCACAGGAATTACATACATGCAAATCCGGACAAGATGCCACATAGGTGTCCAAGTAAAGAGACATTTGTCATAAGAAGCTGGAATGCTACTAATAAGATAAATGCATACCTGAAGCGTATGCTCAAGAATTAGATATCTTACAACAAAGCCAAAAGAATAAGATAATCAACCATGTAATATTTGTGCTACTACTGAAGAAGTTATAGAATTACCACTTAGCTGGAACATTAAAGAGACCAAACACACTGCAAAATAAAGGAAACAAGTCATGTTTGGAGTACATTGGCCAAACTATAAAATATACTGaacagataaaataataaaaactctaGCAGATGTCAAGAAATCAgcctaaataaaaaaacttccCAAACAAAAACCATAGAAAACTGTTACccaatattaaatatataaaaatgcaGACCCTGACTAGTTTAACACTAAAGCTTAGTTGAGTTGAGTTGAGTTGAGTTGAGTTGAGTTGAGTTGAATAGAAATCTCATGCATATGCATCCATGTCAAGTGTGCATCTGAAAACTAGAATGAGAAAATAGATGTTGCAAAATTAAGGAACTAAAGGATAATGGTAATCACttccaaaaaataatatcaCAGCAAAGTTCAGTAAAAAGTACAAACAAACCTCCTTGACTGGACTCCACTTAAACTTGTCTCTATCACGATCATAGAAAATAAGATTCCAGAAAAGCCTATTGCACACTCATTCATGAAATTTGTATATTGCTGAACAGGATTATGTGCTATCAACAATGCAATTACAAGATGAAATATGGCATTGCTTGTAGCCAACAGAATTGTCAAGTACAGCAAACGGATGGACC includes these proteins:
- the LOC136209255 gene encoding rhomboid-like protein 15 isoform X2, with amino-acid sequence MRPNIVTEAGLPTRVGQWWESIPFLTSAVVIVCGTIYLMCLLVGYDSFVEICFLPSSVTSKFEVYRIYTSILFHGSFLHVFFNMLALVPLGSELERIMGSIRLLYLTILLATSNAIFHLVIALLIAHNPVQQYTNFMNECAIGFSGILFSMIVIETSLSGVQSRSVFGLFNVPAKWYAFILLVAFQLLMTNVSLLGHLCGILSGFAYTYGLFNFLMPGSSFYSSIESSSWLSSCVRRPKFIMCTGGNPSSYLPTNTSQNTASSGLFSGNVWRNLSSWMPQRETSSLPTAMQDSRFPGRGRTLAATGNQTISAVNSDSSLQTRLLDNSNSGLTSNLAGAGTAERLSNGRRSAVDDTVAAAPGVPTHHEDSVASGEQLQKLVSMGFEKTQAEVALAAADGSIDVAVEILMSQEG
- the LOC136209255 gene encoding rhomboid-like protein 15 isoform X3, translating into MRPNIVTEAGLPTRVGQWWESIPFLTSAVVIVCGTIYLMCLLVGYDSFVEICFLPSSVTSKFEVYRIYTSILFHGSFLHVFFNMLALVPLGSELERIMGSIRLLYLTILLATSNAIFHLVIALLIAHNPVQQYTNFMNECAIGFSGILFSMIVIETSLSGVQSRSVFGLFNVPAKWYAFILLVAFQLLMTNVSLLGHLCGILSGFAYTYGLFNFLMPGSSFYSSIESSSWLSSCVRRPKFIMCTGGNPSSYLPTNTSQNTASSGLFSGNVWRNLSSWMPQRETSSLPTAMQDSRFPGRGRTLAATGTAERLSNGRRSAVDDTVAAAPGVPTHHEDSVASGEQLQKLVSMGFEKTQAEVALAAADGSIDVAVEILMSQEVCI
- the LOC136209255 gene encoding rhomboid-like protein 15 isoform X1; this translates as MRPNIVTEAGLPTRVGQWWESIPFLTSAVVIVCGTIYLMCLLVGYDSFVEICFLPSSVTSKFEVYRIYTSILFHGSFLHVFFNMLALVPLGSELERIMGSIRLLYLTILLATSNAIFHLVIALLIAHNPVQQYTNFMNECAIGFSGILFSMIVIETSLSGVQSRSVFGLFNVPAKWYAFILLVAFQLLMTNVSLLGHLCGILSGFAYTYGLFNFLMPGSSFYSSIESSSWLSSCVRRPKFIMCTGGNPSSYLPTNTSQNTASSGLFSGNVWRNLSSWMPQRETSSLPTAMQDSRFPGRGRTLAATGNQTISAVNSDSSLQTRLLDNSNSGLTSNLAGAGTAERLSNGRRSAVDDTVAAAPGVPTHHEDSVASGEQLQKLVSMGFEKTQAEVALAAADGSIDVAVEILMSQEVCI